The genomic segment TCCCCTGATTTAGTGGATGTTAAAGTTAGAGAAAAACAGTCCCAGAAGAGCTTAGAGCTGGATTGCtgcttgtgtttgttttataaagATAAACTGGTTGTTAAACATGACTTTACTGGTAAGCATCTTAAAAATcccatgaagaagaagaagaagaagaagaagtgctCAGTCTTCTCAAAGGATGCTGTAATGACAGCAATGACCGgagttattattaactaaaactattaaaaatgaaagaaagctatagaaagaaagggaaaatacaaataaaacaaaaatactatttttctatataaaaaaagaacttaatacacaaactATTTCAAGGCAACATTTGTAATTTTCCTTTAAGTAAAAGCTAATGTACTTGAATTACTAaaagtacaatttaaattaaaattaaatagaaaaattaaTTGGAGATCAATAcaataaatggtaaaaaaaaaaaagtacaaatagcagcgaaaaagtttaaaaaaaaaaaaaaaaaaaaaatatatatatatatatatataaataataaagaaaataatactttggATATaaccatatattattattattgtctgttCAGAGAACAACACTGTAGCACTTTGCCCAAGACAAATTTCCCTTCGGGGACAAATAAAGtttatcctatcctatcctaacCATATTACTAacacttaaaacttaaaataaaatgaaaactgataatgtacaaataaaagctcaaaaaaaaaaaaactaccacacacatgtacagtatatactgtatgtagagtATATAAATACtctataatacaattaaataaagttCCTGCTGTTAATTGGCTGTTATGTCACACAATTGGTGATTTGTTCAGGTGAATAACCTGCGATAATTAAGCTGGACTTTCTTCTGCACTGCACAGATGTTTAATAAATGAGCGTTGAATGAATTTGAGGTGTCTCTGAACACTGACTGTACTGGGGCTGTGATGCTGTTTCAGTtctgtgtctttctctctttgaATGTTGTTGAGTGTGTTTGCTTCTTCTTCAGTTGTTCACTAACAGCACAAATGTGACGATACATATCTGTTTTAACCCACTGGTCAAAGAGGAGTCGAGGGACGTTCACTTAAAACCTGTTAGAATTAACTGGATTTAACCTGACATTACATCTTAAAGACACAATACACTATACTGTCTGATGCaccaacataaaaaaattaattgtgcgGATGTAATGCAAGAACGTCTTTTATAAATAGTGCCTTTTTCTGTTCCGATCTGAATATATATTCAggttaacatgattaacatggcGACACTTTGTGCTGTCAGTCTCATTGTGCATGGGGTCCAAAAAGACCAAAATAGCCTGTTTTTGTTTGTGAATATATCTGTTGTAATTTAaatcatgcattaatttattttaatgtcatgCATGATTTAAATCATAGTATAAGTGATGTTAGTAAATGAAAtaggtttaataaaataatatattgcagtattattcatatactattatagtttttgaccATTTTGAATTCTATTTTATGTTTTAGATTACTTTCATTTAATTCTTCCATTTGTTGACGTTTAGTTCATGTATATTAAATGTAGGTAATTCCAAAATATACTaaagcattattaaaataaaatattattgttaatattttaatattatttaataaacctACGCTAACGTGAACTACCactgaatatttgtatttttatctttGTTACTAATGTTAGCAAAcgttgcaaaaataaatacaatattaacaaatgtattgttAGTTGCATTGCATTAACTAATAACATTAATGAGATCTTGTTTTGAAGTCTTAgtcgttttgttttttttataacataattctatgattatttatttgtttttatttgttatttttagttgCTGTGTTTCGATACTCAATCTGTACTTTGaagtaaatatgaatattatgaATATAGGTGGTGTTCATTTTGGACCCTGAAGCTGTATCTGAAGTATGGTTTCTAGGGCTGTTTCGAatgccattttttgagcttcgaagcttaggTGGCAATCAATATCGAATATTCGAAGcttcggtgggtggggctaaatatataataatagtgtCGGTTTGCATTTGTATCATCTTTCACGACTTCACGTTTCACTCTTCGGCATCGTAAATGTGTTGCGGCAGACCCAGTGGAGTGCAGTGTTGCATTTGGTGCAATATGATCAGGTGGCACacattctttaaatattaataaacatttaataatcttttaaatagaACAGTTTCCGGTACGCATTACACGGGCAGGTTTATGCTCCGAAAACGGACAGTGCACAAGTGATACAAAACACAAAGTCTGTTGAGAGCAAGAACTTTAATAAGGTATTAATAacgaacatttctttaaaacaaatgaatcccaaaacagaaattaaattagtaacacacagtgatttcaacgaactgtaataaataaagaacacggtagcatgcttataaacagttgaataagaataaatgaattgtttttaaaatgacacaaaatgtaatatctattacaattagttttattctatataagggatttattttgtcttattctgactttttgttaatttaaatctttaaaatgcgcgatgcttttattgaaagcatgttgcggtgttttttttaatttattattattagcctgcaGTTCGTTGAactacattcatttattattcgtaaatgtaataattactgaCACCGTAACGGGTTggctatttaaatttaaagtaattgtaataaattttattcactcccttatatagaataaactgtaatAGGTTAAATAGAACAAGGTAATGTTAGCCTAGCTAGACAGCTCacatttcaatgacaaaaatatttaggcTCTTTCAAACACTTATATAAATCGCAACCCAGTGGTTGGAAACTATTGTGAAACTACCTATACTCGTTTCATGTTGTGTGCGAGGAAGATGAGTTTGTCCACATTTTCTGGTAAAAGGGAACTTCGGGTCTTGTTGACGATGTAGCCAGCTTTTGAGAAAATGCGCTCTGATGGAGTTGAAGTGGCCGGAACGCAAAGAAGGTGTTTGGCTGCAAATGCCAGTTTAGGGTAGCGGTCACTGTTTTGCTTCCACCATGCCAGTGGGCCCGACTGTAATTTAGTAGCATCTCTCAAATACTGCTCCATCTCTGTCTTTGCGCTGTCTCCGCGTTCTTCTTCCTCTTCGTCATCAGCCTGCATCAGCATTGAAAtctcctgctgtttttttttggcgGGTGGTGGTGGCGCATCCGTCTCCTCTTCTCCGTGGCTTGCTGACAGCTCTTCTCCCTTGCGAACGATCTGTTGCTGATGCAGATGTTCAGCTAGTCTGACAACctaaacaaatagcattttcttaGTCTAATCTATGCGTAGCGCACACAATAATCTTAGTGGCAtaatcacaatacattttaattatttactattatatagtagtaataaaaatataagtctAACCTCAATGTATACCAGGTCCTTCTTCTCATCCTCAAGGAATTTAAGGTGCTTAAATCTCACGTCTAGTGCTGAAGAAAGGAGATAGATGCTGGTGGGTTCCAAATTTAACAGTTCCCATCTGCTGTCGATCTCCTTGACAAGGGTATTCTTCATTTCTCTGATGGCAGGGCTGTCATCCTCTTCTGGTGACAGGTGGCGTTTCTTCAGGTTAAAGAGCATTGGCACTGTTGCCGACAACGACAAGTTTGCCTCCTGTGATAGTAGTTCTGTGAGTGTGAGCAGGGGCCCAAGTAATTCTGATGTCTCTTGTGCCAGTTTCCACTGGTCTCCTGTCAAGTCAAGGGTGCGATTTCCTTTCTTAGTGATGCTGGGATCTGACAAAACAGCTGTCACTGGCCATCGCTGCTCCACCAGTCGGTTAAGCATTTCATACGTAGAGTTCCAACGAGTAGCAACATCTTGAATGAGTTTGTGTTGTACAACGTTCTGCTGCGTTTGTTTCTCTTTCAAAGCAGCTGTAgccttggcactttttttgaagtgcCCTACGAGATTCCTGGCAGCTGAAACTGTGCGACGGATTCGGTCCAGTTTCAGAGCTTCATTTATGCATAGTTGCAGCGTGTGTCCTGAGCAGCAGACCCCTTGAACGGTTCCCCATTTCTCCGGTTCTTTATTCAGCGTCTCGGTGCACAGCTTCATATTGCTGGCATTGTCGTGAACAACGGCTATTCGCTTGTAATTTGGAATTGCGAATGCATCTGCCGCGTCTCCAAGCTGTTGTGCAATGTTGACTCCTGTATGGCTTGACTCAAATGCTTTGGTTTCCAAAACGAAGGCAGAGAGTTCCCACTCCTGAGTTATAAAGTGACAGGTGACAGCCATATACGCCTCCATACTCACGGAAGTCCAGATGTCCGTTGTGAAACTTAAGGCCGTAGCTTTTTCAACGAGAGCATAAATTTGGCCTCGCAGATCGCTGTATTTAAGAGACAGGGTGTTTGAAATACTGGAACGGTTTGGGACAGTGTAGTCTGGCTCCATTATCTTCATTAATTTTCTGAAGCCTTCGCCTTCAACTACATTAACGGGCCTCATATCCATAGCGACAAACTCCACTATGGCATctgttatctctctctttcttttctctgttaACGGTTTTCGGAATTGCAGGATCTGCTGTGAAGTTTTGGGTTTTGTTGAGCATGTTGATGGCTGCGATACCTGTGGATGTAcctataaacaaattattattagcctgtgctgctgtatgtttttaaatagtGTCGTATTTGCAATTAGCCTATTTATCATAGCAAATTAAGCgcataaaagcagtttttttttttgtttgttttttttttgccgcgTGCTACTTACAGAACTCAGGTGATTTTTCAAActtgtggtgctgttgtggtaggccagtttcaaatcgcatatttgacacactgcctttgtcttgtcatcctcacttaatttaaagtgctcccaaaCAGCTGAGGTCTTGGGCATTTTGTACCTATTCAGTATGAGATGAAATAAATCACTACGTTCGCCAACGGGCGGTTCAAGCATGAGTGAGAATGAGTCCGCGACGGAAGTcacgtgttgaaaaaaaaaaaaaagaatattcgaatctcaaaactgaaaatcgaatgccaccccaccgaacgaatattcgaatattcgattATTCTAGTACAGCCCTAATGGTTTCTCATGGTTTTTGTCTTTGTTCTTCAGAATCAGCTTTCTGGGAATCTgctgagaaagtttaaaaacaGCAACGGCTGGCAGAAGTTATGGGTGGTCTTCACCAACTTCAGTCTGTTCTTCTACAAAACACACCAGGTCAGAAATGttcctgatgtgacgtgacaTTGCTGTGTTTGGCCCGTGTTTCATGTGAACGTCTCTTTGCAGGATGAGTTTCCTCTGGCCAGCCTTCCTCTGCTGGGATACTCCATCACCGTTCCCTCAGAGTCCGAGAACATCCACAAAGACTACGTCTTCAAGCTTCATTTCAAATCACACGTCTACTATTTCAGATCTGAGAGCGAGTACACCTTTGAGAGGTACAGTACGGCAAATACTCATGCAAACGCATTTTCATAATGGAAAACATTGCAATTttaattagtggtcgaccgatatatcggccgatatttagtttttcaaatatcggcatcggccgataagttGTTCTGCTTGATCCATTGTCAGATTTCTTaaatttgaattacatttttttattatatcggTTATCGGCcctctgctttccaagatattggcatcagttgtcaaaaaaacaatatcggtcaaccactaatATTAATAGCTAATAATGTTTAATTAGTTTGTCTATTTACTCATTTAACTAATCAAATCaataaagtattttaataattgattaaatgtgtgcatataaatatttcctttattttctgttttgctCCAGTAACAAAATGTTATAcctttagatattttttatagtATGTTTATGTATAACGTGCTATAAAAAAGTATTTACGGAGTATAACACTGTATAATTTCCatctttatttcttatttatataaatatttttgtttattttatgtttatgtaacaGAATGTTATACTTAAATTTAGTTCATTTTCGATCTGtttctgcacaaaaaaaaaaaaaacttattacaGAAGCATGCTACcaaaaatattgttataaattaaattttttatttattttgtaatgtttctgTAACAAAATGTTATACtactttttttagtattttttttgtgctgtttcTGTAATAAAAATACTTTACTACAGAAATATGataccaaaaaatatatttacagaaaagtactttttaaaaaatacgtAATAATGAAGTAAAAcataaaatgattaattcaaattaattcaattaaaaaatatattttttatgcagttttatgtgaaaatgtatataattattttctttattttgtgttataCTTCAGGAACAAAATGgtttatctgtatatatatatatttttgtagtatgttcatttataacgtgctacaaaaaaaaaataatttaaagaaagtatactttacaaatacaagcttttctgaagagccaggataaaataaaaattgcatctataacagttcactggcatattaaaagtgatgttgtcaatatattatgtaatatttttgaggtttttttaaataatactgctatgttataattattcaaccccaaattattcaacattgctgtttttaaatcacttatttgcatgatggtgaataaaacagtctcaaaacacaattaagcctttagaaactctattaaaaacagaattagcttgagctgttacacatacagtttggcccatgcatgCGTTGAAGTTGAgcagcaaaaatgtcaacagagatctcacaaaagctaaagagaataaatattgtattactttagaaaggctaaggctatatgatgatttccaagacattgaacgttcctagagacacagctctcagcctggtttcttagcttaaagtgtgttttaccagaaaacctttgagggcgttgaagaaaaagcacaatatcataaaatgtttaatcagagcaactgagaaaaacctgcaatgtacagccaaagacttgcaagatgacccgatgaaacgAGGAagaccatttcaatgcagtgttcTTGAATgcaagaagaacactagacaagtacggccttcatgttgagacatcttgcagAATACCAAAGAcatgtggagctctggaggaatgttttatggagtgatgtgaccaaaccggaactttttggacccatggatcagcggtgtgtctgctgcaaaacaggcaaagctcataagcagaagaacaccatctccatcctcaaacttggatgtggatcagtcctgttatggggtttctttactgtagaaggaagtggaaaccatgactgtatgaaggacatcatggattctttgaagtatcaggccattgTGATGTCTTTGGtgaaagactgaagctgatgatctgtggacagtcatcccaaagtacacatccaaatctacttctgcttggttcagTGATCAGTCacagaatgtacttgagtgacctgttcagtctccagaatttaatgattttaaagaataaaagattctgcacaaaggtggttgaataattttgaacatgaatgtttagagccaattttaattttatcatgattcatcaatgttccattctcagaatactttactgatgcctttgttgaatttttcataaaatgt from the Carassius carassius chromosome 7, fCarCar2.1, whole genome shotgun sequence genome contains:
- the LOC132143367 gene encoding zinc finger BED domain-containing protein 4-like — protein: MLNRLVEQRWPVTAVLSDPSITKKGNRTLDLTGDQWKLAQETSELLGPLLTLTELLSQEANLSLSATVPMLFNLKKRHLSPEEDDSPAIREMKNTLVKEIDSRWELLNLEPTSIYLLSSALDVRFKHLKFLEDEKKDLVYIEVVRLAEHLHQQQIVRKGEELSASHGEEETDAPPPPAKKKQQEISMLMQADDEEEEERGDSAKTEMEQYLRDATKLQSGPLAWWKQNSDRYPKLAFAAKHLLCVPATSTPSERIFSKAGYIVNKTRSSLLPENVDKLIFLAHNMKRV